One Cellulomonas sp. Y8 DNA segment encodes these proteins:
- a CDS encoding class II glutamine amidotransferase, whose product MCRWLAYTGSPVTLDELLYKPENSLVMQSRHSRLGVEPMNGDGFGVGWYDDHSPIPGLFRSIEPAWSDRNLRELSQHIRSGMVIAHIRATTGTAVQQTNCHPFRHGQWLFAHNGVINGFSTLKRDLRMAVDPTLYPLIEGSTDSETLFYLALTFGLTDDPPSAVAQAVGLIEDVALRHGVAFPVQGTFATTDGQRLWTFRYSSEGRSRSLFRNRDVAVLRAQYPDNPVLHGLSDDTRIVVSEPLGDLKGAWLEVPESTCLIVEDGREELVPFAPVLATA is encoded by the coding sequence ATGTGCCGATGGCTCGCGTACACGGGTTCGCCGGTGACGCTCGACGAGCTGCTCTACAAGCCGGAGAACTCGCTCGTGATGCAGAGCCGGCACAGCCGGCTGGGCGTCGAGCCGATGAACGGCGACGGGTTCGGCGTCGGCTGGTACGACGACCACTCGCCGATCCCCGGGCTGTTCCGCAGCATCGAGCCGGCGTGGAGCGACCGGAACTTGCGCGAGCTGTCGCAGCACATCCGGTCCGGCATGGTCATCGCCCACATCCGCGCGACGACCGGGACCGCCGTGCAGCAGACCAACTGCCACCCGTTCCGGCACGGGCAGTGGCTGTTCGCGCACAACGGCGTGATCAACGGGTTCAGCACCCTCAAGCGGGACCTGCGGATGGCCGTCGACCCGACGCTCTACCCGCTGATCGAGGGCTCGACCGACTCGGAGACGCTGTTCTACCTGGCGCTGACCTTCGGGCTGACCGACGACCCGCCGTCCGCCGTCGCCCAGGCCGTCGGCCTGATCGAGGACGTCGCCCTGCGGCACGGCGTGGCGTTCCCGGTGCAGGGGACGTTCGCGACGACGGACGGGCAGCGGCTGTGGACGTTCCGGTACTCCTCCGAGGGCCGGTCGCGGTCGCTGTTCCGGAACCGGGACGTCGCCGTGCTGCGGGCGCAGTACCCGGACAACCCGGTGCTGCACGGCCTGTCGGACGACACCCGGATCGTGGTCTCGGAGCCGCTCGGCGACCTCAAAGGCGCCTGGCTGGAGGTCCCGGAGAGCACCTGCCTGATCGTCGAGGACGGGCGTGAGGAGCTGGTGCCCTTCGCGCCCGTCCTGGCGACGGCCTGA
- a CDS encoding MarR family winged helix-turn-helix transcriptional regulator — translation MAVDAGAVLIDLVRVETRLYNAVDVRLKEAGGLALPQLELLGVVRDVPGCRVLDVSRAIGITVGAASKAVDRLEASGWCRRTLDPDDRRSSTLSLTPLGVAAVERATPVFEEASRAALAALLPADDLVQLGRLLRTLRGALAP, via the coding sequence GTGGCGGTCGACGCGGGCGCGGTGCTGATCGACCTGGTGCGCGTGGAGACGCGCCTCTACAACGCCGTGGACGTCCGGCTCAAGGAGGCGGGCGGCCTGGCGCTGCCCCAGCTCGAGCTGCTCGGCGTCGTCCGCGACGTCCCGGGCTGCCGGGTGCTCGACGTCTCGCGCGCCATCGGCATCACCGTCGGCGCGGCGAGCAAGGCCGTCGACCGCCTCGAGGCGAGCGGCTGGTGCCGGCGCACGCTCGACCCGGACGACCGGCGCTCGTCCACGCTGTCGCTCACGCCGCTCGGCGTCGCCGCGGTCGAGCGCGCGACTCCCGTGTTCGAGGAGGCGTCGCGCGCGGCGCTCGCGGCACTGCTGCCCGCGGACGACCTCGTGCAGCTCGGGCGGCTGCTGCGGACGCTCCGGGGCGCCCTGGCGCCCTGA
- a CDS encoding ABC transporter ATP-binding protein has protein sequence MTAGAAGAPGPAVAARGVEKSFGDLRVLRGVDLEVAPGTIVALLGSNGAGKTTLVRILSTLLKPDAGTATVHGFDVVAQAPDVRESISLTGQFAAVDGMLTGRENLRLVARLRHLADPGAVADRLLDRFALTEAGGRRASTYSGGMRRRLDIAMSLIGDPPVIFLDEPTTGLDPQARNEVWRTVEELAGGGTTVLLTTQYLDEAERLADRIAILHEGTIIQDGTLAELKRLLPPARVEYVEKQPTLEDVFLALVGAGSTPAGKDPR, from the coding sequence ATGACCGCCGGGGCCGCGGGCGCACCCGGCCCGGCCGTCGCCGCCCGCGGCGTCGAGAAGTCGTTCGGCGACCTGCGGGTCCTGCGGGGTGTCGACCTCGAGGTCGCGCCCGGGACGATCGTCGCCCTGCTCGGGTCGAACGGGGCCGGCAAGACCACCCTGGTCCGCATCCTGTCGACGCTGCTGAAGCCCGACGCGGGCACCGCCACGGTGCACGGGTTCGACGTCGTCGCGCAGGCCCCCGACGTCCGGGAGTCCATCAGCCTCACCGGCCAGTTCGCGGCCGTCGACGGGATGCTCACCGGGCGGGAGAACCTCCGGCTCGTCGCCCGGCTCCGGCACCTGGCCGACCCGGGCGCGGTGGCGGACCGGCTGCTCGACCGGTTCGCGCTCACCGAGGCGGGCGGGCGCCGGGCGTCGACCTACTCGGGCGGCATGCGGCGCCGGCTGGACATCGCGATGAGCCTGATCGGCGACCCGCCGGTGATCTTCCTCGACGAGCCGACCACCGGGCTCGACCCGCAGGCCCGCAACGAGGTGTGGCGGACCGTCGAGGAGCTCGCCGGCGGCGGCACCACCGTCCTGCTCACCACGCAGTACCTGGACGAGGCGGAGCGCCTCGCCGACCGGATCGCGATCCTGCACGAGGGGACGATCATCCAGGACGGCACGCTCGCCGAGCTCAAGCGGCTGCTCCCGCCCGCCCGGGTGGAGTACGTCGAGAAGCAGCCCACGCTCGAGGACGTCTTCCTCGCCCTCGTCGGCGCCGGCAGCACGCCGGCCGGGAAGGACCCGCGATGA
- a CDS encoding alpha/beta hydrolase, with translation MSRDQLAAVDAALRSAPPGPHDLAEQRAGFESFAARPVADDVTATETRLGGVPVLRLAAPDAVGAAVLYLHGGGYVIGSARSGSGIATALARRTRAVAYSVDYRLAPEHPFPAAVDDALGAYRALLDGGGDASRVAVAGDSAGGGLALALLVAARDAGLPQPAAAVLMSPWVDLTLSGDSLRGKEADDAIFDAADVAAHATRYLGGQDPAHPLASPLLADLAGLPPLLVQVGTNEVLLDDATRLAARAAAAHLDVTLEVVARAPHVFQHFAGQLQEADDALDRAGRFLTAHLSR, from the coding sequence ATGTCCCGGGATCAGCTCGCCGCCGTCGACGCCGCGCTGCGCAGCGCGCCGCCCGGCCCCCACGACCTCGCGGAGCAGCGCGCCGGCTTCGAGAGCTTCGCCGCCCGGCCTGTCGCGGACGACGTCACCGCGACCGAGACCCGCCTCGGCGGGGTGCCGGTGCTGCGCCTCGCCGCGCCGGACGCGGTGGGCGCCGCCGTCCTCTACCTGCACGGCGGGGGCTACGTCATCGGCTCCGCCCGCTCGGGCTCCGGGATCGCGACCGCGCTCGCACGCCGGACGCGCGCGGTGGCGTACTCGGTCGACTACCGGCTCGCGCCCGAGCACCCGTTCCCGGCCGCGGTCGACGACGCGCTCGGCGCCTACCGGGCGCTCCTGGACGGGGGCGGGGACGCGAGCCGGGTGGCGGTCGCGGGCGACTCCGCGGGCGGCGGCCTCGCCCTCGCGCTGCTGGTGGCGGCGCGCGACGCGGGTCTGCCGCAGCCGGCCGCGGCGGTCCTCATGTCGCCGTGGGTGGACCTCACGCTGAGCGGCGACAGCCTGCGCGGCAAGGAGGCGGACGACGCGATCTTCGACGCCGCGGACGTCGCCGCCCACGCGACCCGCTACCTCGGCGGGCAGGACCCCGCGCACCCGCTCGCGAGCCCCCTGCTGGCCGACCTGGCCGGGCTGCCCCCGCTCCTCGTCCAGGTCGGGACCAACGAGGTGCTGCTCGACGACGCCACCCGGCTCGCCGCGCGCGCGGCGGCAGCGCACCTGGACGTCACGCTCGAGGTCGTCGCCCGCGCGCCGCACGTCTTCCAGCACTTCGCCGGGCAGCTCCAGGAGGCCGACGACGCGCTGGACCGGGCGGGCCGGTTCCTCACGGCGCACCTGTCGCGGTGA
- a CDS encoding ABC transporter permease, whose protein sequence is MSATATTHVVGDTVALTDRSLRHILRSPDTIITTAVTPVALMLLFVYVFGGAIHGGSTASYVDYLLPGILLITVASGVAYTAYRLFLDLQGGIVERFQSMPIARPSVLWAHVLTSMAANLTSVVLVVGIALLMGFRTGTTVLAWLAVAGILVLFTLTLTWIAVLAGLSAKTVDGASAFSYPLIFLPFISSAFVPTDSMPTAVAWFAEHQPVTAVVDSIRALFAQEPVGGDLWVALAWLVGILVLAYALSVRAYRRKVG, encoded by the coding sequence ATGAGCGCCACCGCCACCACCCACGTCGTCGGCGACACCGTCGCCCTCACCGACCGGTCGCTGCGGCACATCCTGCGCAGCCCGGACACGATCATCACGACCGCGGTCACCCCGGTCGCCCTCATGCTGCTGTTCGTCTACGTGTTCGGCGGGGCGATCCACGGCGGGTCCACCGCGTCGTACGTCGACTACCTGCTGCCCGGCATCCTGCTCATCACGGTCGCGTCCGGCGTCGCGTACACCGCGTACCGGCTGTTCCTCGACCTGCAGGGCGGCATCGTCGAGCGGTTCCAGTCCATGCCGATCGCCCGGCCGAGCGTCCTGTGGGCGCACGTGCTGACGTCGATGGCGGCCAACCTGACGTCGGTCGTCCTGGTCGTCGGGATCGCCCTGCTCATGGGGTTCCGCACGGGGACGACCGTCCTCGCGTGGCTCGCCGTGGCCGGCATCCTGGTCCTGTTCACGCTCACGCTGACCTGGATCGCCGTCCTCGCCGGGCTGTCCGCGAAGACCGTCGACGGGGCGAGCGCGTTCTCCTACCCGCTGATCTTCCTGCCGTTCATCAGCTCGGCGTTCGTGCCGACGGACTCGATGCCGACCGCGGTCGCGTGGTTCGCCGAGCACCAGCCGGTCACCGCCGTGGTCGACTCGATCCGGGCGCTGTTCGCCCAGGAGCCGGTCGGCGGCGACCTGTGGGTGGCGCTGGCGTGGCTGGTCGGGATCCTGGTGCTCGCGTACGCGCTGTCGGTGCGGGCGTACCGGCGCAAGGTGGGCTGA
- a CDS encoding TetR/AcrR family transcriptional regulator: protein MTSSDTAPPRDGRAARAAASRARIAEAATRLFLADGYGPTTITAVGRAAGLGVQTVYYSYPSKSDILVGCLDHAADGADRRDAAPDLADQPWVRAVVAEPDPARRVFLHARGAAELLGRAAGVQDLVRVHAVGDPVLHAAWERDEARRRAVHRLLVEACDRDGVLRPGLDVERATDVVALVLGPETWNALVRRGGWSALAWARWAHRTLLADLVPSRWDPEA from the coding sequence GTGACCAGCAGCGACACCGCACCACCACGGGACGGGCGTGCCGCCCGGGCCGCTGCGTCCCGGGCCCGGATCGCCGAGGCCGCCACCCGGCTGTTCCTCGCCGACGGGTACGGCCCGACGACGATCACGGCCGTCGGTCGTGCCGCAGGCCTCGGGGTGCAGACCGTCTACTACTCCTACCCGTCCAAGTCCGACATCCTCGTCGGCTGCCTCGACCACGCCGCCGACGGCGCCGACCGCCGGGACGCGGCGCCCGACCTCGCCGACCAGCCGTGGGTGCGCGCCGTCGTCGCCGAGCCGGACCCCGCCCGCCGGGTCTTCCTGCACGCGCGCGGGGCCGCCGAGCTGCTCGGCCGCGCGGCCGGGGTGCAGGACCTGGTGCGCGTGCACGCGGTCGGCGACCCGGTGCTGCACGCGGCGTGGGAGCGGGACGAGGCGCGCCGGCGGGCGGTGCACCGGCTGCTCGTCGAGGCGTGCGACCGGGACGGGGTCCTGCGGCCGGGGCTCGACGTCGAGCGCGCCACCGACGTGGTGGCGCTCGTGCTGGGCCCGGAGACCTGGAACGCGCTCGTGCGGCGGGGCGGGTGGAGCGCGCTCGCCTGGGCTCGGTGGGCGCACCGCACCCTCCTGGCGGACCTCGTGCCGTCGCGCTGGGACCCCGAGGCGTAG
- a CDS encoding SDR family NAD(P)-dependent oxidoreductase, whose protein sequence is MSAQTTTPAQHPDGPDEDLDLASADLVAAADAPGVDPAEFATFLRVADQVAALPQTHPQHAAARRAASAMFKAAKKHRRGEKRRLVAEADAAVVAATATGSPGRIDDETAGIQITSSATGAIAGTLIRPRACYVCKQDYTVVDAFYHQLCPDCAALHHAKRDARTDLTGRRALLTGGRAKIGMYIALRLLRDGADLTITTRFPKDAVRRFSAMDDSADWIDRLHVVGIDLRDPAQVVSLADHVAAQGPLDILINNAAQTVRRSPGAYARIADAEDAPLDADAARMITTFGRTSDAHPRALAGSVSELSSPALAIERAGRAAAEELTALSLTAEAASLERLVAGTSIDAGGLIPDVAETNSWVATVDGVDPMELLEVQLCNQTAPFILVSRLRGAMAASPARRTYVVNVSAMEGVFARGYKGPGHPHTNMSKAALNMLTRTSAAEMFADGILMTAVDTGWITDERPHPTKVRLAEEGFHAPLDLVDGAARVYDPIVRGEAGEELYGCFLKDYARSQW, encoded by the coding sequence ATGAGCGCGCAGACGACCACGCCCGCGCAGCACCCGGACGGGCCCGACGAGGACCTCGACCTCGCGTCCGCCGACCTCGTCGCGGCGGCCGACGCGCCCGGCGTCGACCCCGCCGAGTTCGCCACCTTCCTGCGCGTCGCCGACCAGGTCGCCGCCCTGCCGCAGACGCACCCGCAGCACGCCGCCGCCCGCCGCGCCGCGTCCGCGATGTTCAAGGCCGCCAAGAAGCACCGCCGCGGGGAGAAGCGCCGGCTGGTCGCCGAGGCCGACGCCGCCGTCGTCGCCGCCACCGCGACCGGCAGCCCGGGCCGCATCGACGACGAGACCGCCGGCATCCAGATCACGTCGTCGGCGACCGGCGCCATCGCCGGGACGCTCATCCGGCCGCGCGCCTGCTACGTCTGCAAGCAGGACTACACGGTCGTCGACGCGTTCTACCACCAGCTGTGCCCGGACTGCGCGGCGCTGCACCACGCCAAGCGCGACGCCCGCACCGACCTCACCGGCCGGCGCGCGCTGCTGACCGGCGGCCGCGCCAAGATCGGCATGTACATCGCGCTGCGGCTGCTCCGTGACGGTGCCGACCTCACGATCACCACCCGGTTCCCCAAGGACGCGGTCCGCCGGTTCAGCGCGATGGACGACTCCGCCGACTGGATCGACCGGCTGCACGTCGTCGGCATCGACCTCCGCGACCCGGCGCAGGTCGTGTCCCTCGCCGACCACGTCGCCGCGCAGGGCCCGCTGGACATCCTGATCAACAACGCCGCGCAGACGGTGCGGCGGTCGCCGGGCGCGTACGCGCGGATCGCCGACGCCGAGGACGCCCCGCTGGACGCGGACGCCGCGCGGATGATCACCACCTTCGGTCGCACGAGCGACGCGCACCCCCGCGCGCTCGCCGGGTCGGTCAGCGAGCTGAGCAGCCCCGCGCTGGCGATCGAGCGGGCCGGGCGCGCCGCCGCGGAGGAGCTGACCGCGCTGTCGCTGACCGCCGAGGCCGCGAGCCTGGAGCGGCTGGTCGCCGGGACCTCGATCGACGCCGGCGGGCTCATCCCCGACGTCGCCGAGACCAACTCGTGGGTCGCGACCGTCGACGGCGTGGACCCGATGGAGCTGCTCGAGGTCCAGCTCTGCAACCAGACGGCCCCGTTCATCCTGGTCAGCCGCCTGCGCGGCGCCATGGCCGCGTCGCCGGCGCGGCGCACCTACGTCGTGAACGTGTCGGCGATGGAGGGCGTGTTCGCCCGCGGCTACAAGGGCCCGGGCCACCCGCACACCAACATGAGCAAGGCCGCGCTCAACATGCTCACCCGGACCAGCGCGGCCGAGATGTTCGCCGACGGCATCCTCATGACGGCGGTCGACACCGGGTGGATCACCGACGAGCGCCCGCACCCGACCAAGGTGCGGCTCGCCGAGGAGGGGTTCCACGCGCCGCTCGACCTGGTCGACGGGGCCGCGCGGGTGTACGACCCGATCGTCCGCGGCGAGGCGGGCGAGGAACTGTACGGCTGCTTCCTCAAGGACTACGCGCGCTCCCAGTGGTGA
- a CDS encoding PadR family transcriptional regulator: protein MANQMTEMLKGTLEGIVLAILEARPAYGYEITAQLRDEGFADLAEGTVYALLVRIEQRGFVDVEKVPSEKGPPRKVYSLNAAGRVQLDEFWTTWAFLAGRIEHLRAAHADRTGTGSTRTDSGTTHRTTDRTEGDD, encoded by the coding sequence ATGGCCAACCAGATGACCGAGATGCTCAAGGGCACGCTCGAGGGCATCGTCCTCGCGATCCTCGAGGCGCGGCCGGCGTACGGCTACGAGATCACCGCGCAGCTGCGCGACGAGGGGTTCGCCGACCTGGCCGAGGGCACCGTGTACGCGCTCCTGGTCCGGATCGAGCAGCGCGGGTTCGTCGACGTCGAGAAGGTCCCGTCCGAGAAGGGTCCGCCGCGCAAGGTCTACTCGCTCAACGCCGCGGGCCGCGTCCAGCTCGACGAGTTCTGGACCACCTGGGCCTTCCTCGCCGGGCGGATCGAGCACCTCCGCGCCGCGCACGCCGACCGCACCGGCACCGGCTCCACCCGCACCGACTCCGGCACCACACACCGCACCACCGACCGCACCGAAGGGGACGACTGA
- a CDS encoding DUF1048 domain-containing protein, translating to MVAKWIEALTGSLEQKKQYRQDMARIKALPEPYRAAAKATHRYLMYSGGVTDGDTMVTMFTDLADLWERAATDGTPVRDVVGDDPVEFAETFAQAYVGDRWIDKERARLTKAIDEAEGDAR from the coding sequence ATGGTCGCGAAGTGGATCGAGGCCCTCACCGGCTCGCTCGAGCAGAAGAAGCAGTACCGGCAGGACATGGCGCGGATCAAGGCGCTGCCCGAGCCGTACCGCGCCGCCGCGAAGGCCACGCACCGGTACCTCATGTACTCCGGCGGCGTCACGGACGGCGACACCATGGTCACGATGTTCACCGACCTCGCGGACCTCTGGGAGCGCGCGGCGACCGACGGGACCCCGGTCCGCGACGTCGTGGGCGACGACCCGGTCGAGTTCGCGGAGACGTTCGCCCAGGCGTACGTCGGCGACCGGTGGATCGACAAGGAGCGCGCCCGCCTGACGAAGGCGATCGACGAGGCCGAAGGGGACGCCCGATGA
- a CDS encoding HNH endonuclease: MVRRRKVSSGASPSTRARYAKRRRRRVALADNDLTATDWADLVAAWGGACAYCGAPGPALQRDCVLPISRGGRYTLENVVPACASCNASKHNDEVTGWLRRKKLDERAFLVRHATVLRTLAGSSDPA, from the coding sequence GTGGTCCGCCGTCGCAAGGTCTCGTCCGGGGCGTCGCCGTCGACCCGCGCGCGCTACGCGAAGCGCCGCCGGCGCCGGGTCGCGCTCGCCGACAACGACCTGACCGCGACCGACTGGGCGGACCTCGTCGCCGCGTGGGGCGGCGCGTGCGCGTACTGCGGGGCCCCCGGCCCGGCTCTGCAGCGCGACTGCGTCCTGCCGATCTCCCGAGGGGGCCGCTACACGCTCGAGAACGTCGTGCCGGCGTGCGCGTCCTGCAACGCGAGCAAGCACAACGACGAGGTCACCGGCTGGTTGCGGCGCAAGAAGCTCGACGAGCGGGCGTTCCTGGTCCGGCACGCGACCGTCCTGCGCACCCTCGCGGGGTCGTCCGACCCGGCCTGA
- a CDS encoding nucleotide exchange factor GrpE translates to MTDQPNPQGRDPEEEAPRVTDKRRIDPETGQLREPTAEEQVLAEAEAAATAAEEAVVLEGLVEAQKLAAERLDELQRRNADYFNLEQQYSAYVKRSKSEAVTARDQGVASVAEALISVLDDIELARQHGDLVGPFASIAEKLEGTLGRFGIERYGAAGEPFDPQVHEALMHGHSADVTEPTVQQVLQPGYRMGERVIRAARVAVVDPEA, encoded by the coding sequence GTGACCGACCAGCCGAACCCGCAGGGGCGCGATCCCGAGGAGGAGGCCCCGCGCGTGACCGACAAGCGGCGCATCGACCCGGAGACGGGGCAGCTGCGCGAGCCGACCGCCGAGGAGCAGGTCCTGGCCGAGGCCGAGGCGGCGGCGACCGCCGCCGAGGAGGCCGTGGTGCTGGAGGGCCTGGTCGAGGCGCAGAAGCTCGCCGCCGAGCGGCTCGACGAGCTGCAGCGGCGGAACGCCGACTACTTCAACCTCGAGCAGCAGTACTCCGCGTACGTGAAGCGGTCCAAGTCCGAGGCGGTCACCGCCCGGGACCAGGGCGTCGCGTCCGTCGCCGAGGCGCTCATCAGCGTCCTCGACGACATCGAGCTGGCCCGCCAGCACGGCGACCTGGTCGGCCCGTTCGCGTCGATCGCGGAGAAGCTCGAGGGCACCCTCGGGCGGTTCGGCATCGAGCGCTACGGCGCCGCCGGCGAGCCGTTCGACCCGCAGGTGCACGAGGCGCTCATGCACGGGCACTCGGCCGACGTCACGGAGCCGACGGTGCAGCAGGTGCTGCAGCCCGGCTACCGCATGGGCGAGCGCGTGATCCGCGCCGCCCGGGTGGCGGTCGTCGACCCGGAGGCGTGA
- a CDS encoding DnaJ C-terminal domain-containing protein → MSGQDWLEKDFYAVLGVAKDADAATIKKAYRKLARTMHPDHNPGDAAAEAKFKEVGEAYAVLSDPEQRQQYDQLRAMAGGARFRAGAGGPGGAGGANGGFEDLFGGVFGGGAGGTRVRFPQGAGGGTAGGNGGFEDLLGGLFGGGGGFGQGRTARRGADLAAVTTLPFRQAVEGSTVALGVEGRTVKARIPAGVRDGQKIRLRGKGRPGENGAPAGDLEVTVRVTPHPVFALDGNNLRVTLPVAFDEAALGAEVPVPTLDGGQVRLKIPAGTPSGRTLRVKGRGVTTASGTGDLLVTVQVVVPQRLSAAAKEAVQAFGIATSGEDPRADLLARAKD, encoded by the coding sequence GTGAGCGGTCAGGACTGGCTGGAGAAGGACTTCTACGCCGTGCTCGGCGTCGCCAAGGACGCGGACGCGGCCACGATCAAGAAGGCGTACCGCAAGCTCGCCCGCACCATGCACCCCGACCACAACCCGGGGGACGCGGCGGCGGAGGCGAAGTTCAAGGAGGTCGGCGAGGCCTACGCGGTGCTCTCCGACCCCGAGCAGCGGCAGCAGTACGACCAGCTCCGGGCGATGGCCGGCGGCGCGCGGTTCCGCGCGGGCGCGGGCGGCCCGGGTGGTGCCGGCGGCGCGAACGGCGGCTTCGAGGACCTGTTCGGCGGGGTGTTCGGCGGCGGCGCCGGCGGCACCCGCGTGCGGTTCCCGCAGGGCGCGGGCGGCGGCACCGCGGGCGGCAACGGCGGGTTCGAGGACCTGCTGGGCGGCCTGTTCGGCGGGGGCGGCGGCTTCGGCCAGGGCCGCACCGCCCGGCGCGGCGCCGACCTGGCGGCCGTGACCACGCTGCCGTTCCGGCAGGCGGTCGAGGGCTCGACCGTCGCGCTCGGCGTCGAGGGGCGGACCGTCAAGGCCCGCATCCCCGCCGGCGTCCGGGACGGCCAGAAGATCCGGCTGCGCGGCAAGGGCCGCCCCGGGGAGAACGGCGCGCCCGCGGGTGACCTCGAGGTCACCGTGCGCGTGACGCCGCACCCGGTGTTCGCGCTGGACGGCAACAACCTCCGGGTGACCCTGCCGGTCGCCTTCGACGAGGCCGCGCTGGGCGCCGAGGTGCCCGTGCCGACCCTCGACGGCGGGCAGGTGCGCCTGAAGATCCCGGCGGGCACCCCGTCGGGCCGGACGCTGCGGGTCAAGGGCCGCGGCGTCACCACGGCGAGCGGCACCGGGGACCTGCTGGTCACGGTGCAGGTCGTCGTCCCGCAGCGGCTCAGCGCCGCCGCGAAGGAGGCCGTGCAGGCGTTCGGCATCGCGACGTCCGGCGAGGACCCGCGGGCCGACCTGCTGGCGCGGGCCAAGGACTGA
- a CDS encoding arginase family protein translates to MPQRIRLIEVPYDSGRRGVRHGAGPEALVAAGAAARLGAHGADVAHAVVTVPDAFAVEAAHGTAVMGAVAREVAAHPAELPVVLAGNCGVTLGALAGLRAQDPGRRVAVLWCDAHGDLQLPGTSTSGFFDGMALAMATGRAWQALAASVPGHAPVPDERVLHVGGHDLDDAERDLLATSRIGRLGVPDVRAGRTAAALDALAARSDAVHVHVDLDVHDPSVAPANGYAAPGGLLPEEVRDVIAAAAARLPVASATVASWDPACDVGHRMRGTALDLLTLLGRLAG, encoded by the coding sequence ATGCCGCAGCGGATCCGCCTGATCGAGGTCCCGTACGACTCCGGCCGCCGCGGCGTGCGGCACGGCGCGGGGCCGGAGGCGCTGGTCGCCGCCGGGGCGGCCGCGCGGCTGGGCGCGCACGGCGCCGACGTCGCGCACGCGGTCGTGACGGTGCCGGACGCGTTCGCGGTGGAGGCGGCGCACGGGACGGCCGTGATGGGGGCCGTGGCGCGCGAGGTCGCCGCGCACCCGGCGGAGCTGCCCGTCGTGCTCGCGGGGAACTGCGGGGTGACGCTCGGCGCGCTCGCCGGCCTGCGCGCCCAGGACCCGGGCCGGCGCGTGGCCGTGCTGTGGTGCGACGCGCACGGCGACCTGCAGCTCCCGGGCACGTCGACCAGCGGGTTCTTCGACGGCATGGCCCTGGCCATGGCGACCGGGCGGGCCTGGCAGGCCCTCGCCGCGAGCGTCCCCGGCCACGCGCCGGTGCCGGACGAGCGGGTGCTGCACGTCGGCGGGCACGACCTGGACGACGCGGAGCGCGACCTGCTCGCCACGTCGCGGATCGGACGGCTCGGCGTGCCGGACGTCCGGGCCGGTCGGACGGCCGCCGCCCTCGACGCGCTCGCTGCGCGCTCCGACGCCGTCCACGTGCACGTGGACCTCGACGTCCACGACCCCTCCGTGGCCCCTGCCAACGGGTACGCGGCACCCGGCGGGCTCCTGCCGGAGGAGGTCCGCGACGTGATCGCGGCCGCGGCGGCCCGGCTGCCGGTCGCGTCCGCGACCGTCGCGTCCTGGGACCCGGCCTGCGATGTGGGCCACCGGATGCGGGGCACGGCGCTCGACCTGCTGACGCTGCTGGGGCGGCTCGCCGGCTAA